The following nucleotide sequence is from Microbacterium arborescens.
CTCGGCCACGCTCGGATCGCAGCAGCTGCAGATCGGGCTCATCGCAGGTCTGATCGGCCTCGCGCTCGTCGCGGTCTACTCGCTCGTGGTCTATCGTGCGCTCGGAACGGTCATCATCGCGTCGCTGATGGTCATGGGCGTCCTCACCTACGTGGCGCTGACCATCCTCGCCTGGCGCATGGGCTTCCGTCTGTCGCTCGCCGGTGTGGCCGGCCTCATCGTGACGATCGGCTTCACAGCCGATTCGTTCATCGTGTACTTCGAGCGCATCAGAGACGAGCTGCGCGACGGCAAGTCGATCACGAGCGCCGTCGAGGATGGCTGGTCCCGCGCCAAGCGCACGATCTTCATCTCGAAGTCGATCAACATCCTCGCCGCGGTCGTGCTGTACATCCTGGCCGACTCGACGGTGAAGGGTTTCGCGTTCACCCTCGGGCTGACGACCGCCATCGACATCCTGATCTTCATCCTCTTCACCCACCCCGTGCTGCAGCTGCTCGTGCGCACACGGTTCTTCGGATCGGGGCACAAGCTGTCGGGTCTCGACCCCGACGCTCTGGGCGCCGTCTACCGCGGGCGCGCGCAGTTCCGTGCGCCGGTGGCCGCGGGGGCCAAGACCTCCGCGGAGCGCCGTGCGGCGAAGTCGCGGGGTGAGGCCGAACGGCGACAGACGATCGCGGAACGCAAGCGTGCCGAGCAGGCCGCGGGCGAGCAGCGCGACGCGACGGGGGACAAGCACTGATGCGTTTCTTCAACCGGTTCGGCAACGACCTCTACACGGGGAAGATCTCGTTCCCCTTCGTCGCCCGGCGCACACTGTGGTTCATCATCGCGGCGGCGCTCGTGCTCGCCTCGGTGCTGGTGCTCGTGGTGCGGCCCCCGCAGTTCTCGATCGAGTTCACGGGCGGGTCGCAGTTCACGGTGACGAACGTGTCGAACACCGATCAGCTGCTCGCGACCGACGCGGTGCAGGAGGTCGTGCCCGGAGCGACCACCAAGGTCACGACGATCGGCGAGGATGCCGTGCGTGTGCAGACCGATCAGATGTCGGACACCGAGACCCGTGACGTCACGGCGCGACTCGCTCAGGCATACGAGGTTCCCGCCGCGGAGGTGAGCTCGTCGTTCATCGGACCGAGCTGGGGCCAGGACGTCACCCGTCAGTCGCTCTGGGGTCTGGCGATCTTCCTCGCCCTGACATTCCTCATCCTCGCCCTGTACTTCCGCACCTGGAAGATGTCCGTCGCGGCGATCATCGGACTCGTCGACGTGCTCGTGGTGACCGTGGGGGTGTACTCGCTCTTCGGGTTCGAGATCTCTCCCGCGGCCGTCATCGGCTTCCTGACGATCCTGTCGTACTCGCTGTACGACACCACGGTCGTCTTCGACAAGGTCCGCGAGAACACCTTCGAGGACGGGGAGAAGTCGGGCAGGACGTTCGGCGAGTCGGTCAACCTGGCTGCCAACCAGACGCTCGTGCGATCGATCAACACCACGATCGTCGCTGCGCTGCCGACTGGTGCGATCCTCTTCATCGGTGCCCTGTGGCTGGGTGCTCAGACGCTCACCGACATCTCGCTGTCGATCTTCGTGGGCACCCTGGTCGCCGCGTACTCGACGCTGTTCGTCGCCGTGCCCCTGTTCGCGCTCCTGCGCGAGAACGAGCCCGGCATCAAGGCGAACGACACCCGGGTGCTCGAGTCTCGTGAACGCGCATCGGTCGAGGCCTGAGCGCCGCCAGGGCGCGTAGAATCGATGTCTGCATGGCGGAGGTGAGGGTATGACCGAGATCACCCCGCCGCCTGCCCAGAGTTCGCTGCGACGCCTCGTTCCCCGGATCTTCTCTCGGGCTGCGCCGCGCGAAGGGCTCGAGCAGCTCGTCCGGACGGTTCGCGCGCACCATCCGAAGGGCGACATCGCGATCATCGATCGCGCGTATCAGACCGCGTCGCGCGCACACGCGCAGCAGAAGCGTCAGAGCGGCGAGCCGTACATCACGCATCCGCTCGCGGTGGCGCAGATTCTGGCGGAGCTGGGTCTCGGTCCGCGCGCCATCGCGGCCGCGCTGCTCCACGACACGGTCGAGGACACCTCATACGGTCTCGATCAGCTGACGGCCGAGTTCGGCGACGAGGTCGCGATGCTCGTCGACGGCGTCACCAAACTCGACAAGGTCAAGTACGGCGACGCCGCGCAGGCGGAGACCGTGCGCAAGATGATCGTCGCGATGTCGCGCGACATCCGGGTGCTCCTCATCAAGCTGGCCGACCGGCTGCACAACGCCCGGACCTGGGGATTCGTTCCACCCGAGAAGGCCGCCAAGAAGGCGACCGAGACCCTGGAGATCTACGCGCCGCTCGCACACCGGCTCGGCATCCAGGCGATCAAGAGCGAGCTCGAAGACCTGTCGTTCGCGGTGCTGCATCCCAAGCTCTACGCCGAGATCGACAGCCTCGTCACGCAGCGCACCCCGCAGCGCGAGCAGTATCTGCAGACGGTCATCGACGCGGTTGAGAGCGACCTGCGAGAACTCCGCATCCGTGGGCGCGTCATGGGTCGTCCGAAGCAGCTCTACTCGGTCTACCAGAAGATGGTCGTGCGGGGACGCGAGTTCGACGACATCTACGACCTCATCGGCATCCGCGTGCTGGTGACGACCGTCCGTGACTGCTACGCCGTGCTCGGTTCCATCCACGCGCGGTGGACGCCCTTGCCCGGACGCTTCAAGGACTACATCGCGACGCCGAAGTTCAACCTGTACCAGTCGCTGCACACGACGGTCATCGGCCCGGGCGGACGCACGGTCGAGATCCAGATCCGCACGCACGAGATGCATCAGCAGGCCGAGTTCGGTGTCGCGGCGCACTGGAAGTACAAGGAGCGGATGGCGGGCGGCAAGGCCGACGCCAAGGCGCTCGACAACGACATGGCGTGGCTGGCCCACATCTCCGACTGGCAGGCCGAGACGGCCGACCCGGGGGAGTTCCTCGACTCGCTGCGGTTCGAGATCGGTGCGAAGGAGGTCTACGTCTTCACCCCGAAGGGGCGCGTCGTCGGCCTGCCCGCAGGAGCCACCCCGGTGGACTTCGCCTACGCCGTGCACACCGAGATCGGGCACCGCACGATGGGCGCCAAGGTCAACGGCCGCCTCGTGCCGCTCGAGTCGACCCTGTCGAGCGGCGATGTCGTCGAGGTGTTCACCTCCAAGAACCCCGACGCAGGTCCGAGCCAGGACTGGCTGACCTTCGTCAAGAGCACGCGGGCGCGCAACAAGATCCGCGGCTGGTTCACGAAGGAGCGGCGCGAGGAGGCGGTCGAGCAGGGCAAGGATGCGATCGCACGCGCCATGCGCCGTCAGAACCTGCCGCTGCAGCGTCTCATGGGTCAGGACGCGTTCACCGAGGTGGCGCACCAACTCCGCTACGAGGACGTCACAGCGCTGTATGCCGCAGTCGGCGAGGGGCACGTCTCGACGCAGTCGGTGATCGAGAAGGTCACGGCGCTCGTGCGAGCGGAGGAAGACACCTCCACCGGCCCGATCCAGCTGCCGGCCGTCGGGCGCTCGCGCCAGAAGCGCGACAGCGACTCGGGGGTCCTGGTGCGCGGCGCGCCCGACATCCTCGTCAAGCTCGCGAAGTGCTGCACGCCGGTTCCCGGTGACGAGATCGTCGGCTTCGTCACCCGGGGCAGCGGCGTGTCCGTGCACCGGTCCGACTGCACCAACGTCGAGTCCCTGATGCGCGATCCCGAGCGTCTCATCGAGGTGTCGTGGGCGCCGACGACCAAGAGCCTCTTCCTCGTTCAGATCCAGGTCGAGGCACTCGATCGCGCCGGGCTCCTCAGCGACGTGACCCGCGTGCTGAGCGAGCATCACGTCAACATCCTCTCGGCCTCGGTGCAGACCAATAATGATCGGCTCGCGCTCAGCAGGTTCGTCTTCGAGATGGGCGATACAGTGCACCTCGATCGCGTGCTCAACGCGGTACGGCGCATCGACGCCGTGTACGACGTGTACCGCGTCACATCGTCCTGACCCGCAGCGTCTCGAGCCACACGAGGGCCTGCCGTTTGAACGGCAGCGGGCCGCTCGCCGCCAGCGAGTCGTACGCCTCGGTGAGGACGTCGGGGAACGTCGCGAGCATCGCGGCGGCGGCCCGCCGCGGCGCCTCACCGGCCGCGGCGTCGGCGCGGAGCAGGTCGCACAGGGTACGCACGCGGCTCGAGACCGGCATCCCGCCCAGGTGCACGGTCTCGTGAGGGGGCAGCCGGAGGTCGCGGTAGTGCAGGCGGTGATCGAGCACGTGGTTACGGCGGCGCTCCGTGCACCGTTGAACACTGTGCCGCGTGGGCGGTTCGGGCAGTGCGCCGTGCACCCAGGCCGCGGATTCGTGGGTCAGCGCCAGCCCGTGCGCGACGAGCGGGCGGAGCGAGGCTGCCCGGATCTCCGGGCTTTCGACGACGTCCGCGGGCATGAACGACTCACCGACTTCGACGACATCGCCGTCGAGGCGGGCGGCGGTGAGCTCAGCTGCGGAGAGACGCTCACCCGGGGCGTAGACGAACGGCCAGACCATGACCTCAGTCTGGTGTGCACCCCAGCGAGCCCGTGGTCCGGCCGTCGATCTGTGGAGAGCCGCGCCCTCCACAGACAGCGCCGTGGGTGAGCGCGATCAGCCGCCGAGTGCGCTGAGCCAGGCCTTGCGAGCGCTCAGCGCCTCCTTGGCCTGCGCGATGGCGCGCTCGTCGCCCGAGGCTTCAGCCTCAGCCACCTCGGACTCGAGCTTCGCGATCGCGTCGTGCAGCTGCGACAGCATGTCGCCCTGGCGCGCCTTCGTCTCGGGGTTGTTGTTCTTCCAGTCGGCGTCTTCACGCGAACGCACGGACTGCTCGATCTTGCGGAGCTCGTCGTCGAGGGCGCGCTCCTTGTCTCGGGGGAAGATGCGGCCGATTTCGTCCCACCGGCGCTGGATGCCGGTGAGCAGCGCGCGCGCGGCAGCCGTGTCCTTCTCGGAGGTCACCGCCGCCGCCTCTTCGAGGAGGGCGCGCTTGGCGACGATCTTCTCCTGCGAGGCCTCGGCGTCGGCGTGCTCGCGCTCGGCGCGTGCGCCGTAGAGGGCGTCGCCGGCGGCCTTGAATCGCGCCCAGAGCGCGTCGTCGGCCTTCTTGCCCGCACGGCCGGACTGCTTCCACTGCTCGAGCAAGTCGCGGTAGGCGCCGATGCCGTCCTCGCCGCGGGGGGCCAGCGCCTCGGCGCGTTCGATGAGTCGCTGCTTCGCGTCGCGTGCGCTCTTGTGCGTCTCGTCGAGGCTGGAGTAGAACTCGCGACGGTGCTTGTCGATGATCGAGCGGGCGTCGCGGAACCGCTTCCACAGCTGCTGGCCGGTGCTGCGGGGCAGGCGCGGGCCGTCGGCCTGATGGCGCTGCCACCGTTCGAAGAGGTCGTTCACCTCTGCGGAGGTCTGCTTCCACTGGATCGACTTGGGGTCGCGCGCGGCGATCGACTCGATCGCCTCGACCAGCGCGGCGCGCTCGGCGATCGCGGCGTCGAGCGCCTGCTTGGCCTCAGCAGCCTCCGTCGCGGAAGCTGCGTCGAGCTCGCTCTCCAGCGCGATCAGGCGTGCCTCGAGGGCGGCGAGGTTGCCGACCGCGGCGGCACCGGTGATGCGCGAGCGGAGCGTGCCGACCGTCGACCGGAGGTCGGACGCCGATGCGCCGCCCCGACGATGCCGGACCTCGACGAGAGTCACCTCGCTCGCGAGGTCGGAGAACTTGCGCTGGAAGTACGCCAGCGCCTCTTCCGGCGTGCCGTCGGGGTACTGGCCGACGACGCGCCACTGGTCCCCCTCGCGCACCGAGACGGTGCCGTCGTCATCGACGCGACCCCACGGGGCGTCGTCGGCGGGGGTGATCGTGGAGTCAGGGGTGGAAGTCACGGAAGGCACCTCGTCGCGGCTCGCGCCGCATGGGGGTCAGGTCGGGGGACAGCCTAGTACGGCGGCGGTCAGGGAGTCGGGATCGTTGTCGGAGTGGGATCCGTCGGCGCCGGTGACGGCGACGACGGCACGGTCTGCGTGGGAGAGGGGGCCGGGGTCTCGTCGGGTGCCGGTGCCCCGGGACCGGCGGTGAAGTAGACGATCTGAGCGCCGATCGCGCCCATGATCAGAATGCCTCCCGCGACGGCCGCCATGAGGTTGTCGCGCGAGCGGCGCCGCTTCTGCCCATCGTGGTACTCGCGCCGTGCAGCATAGAGACGGGCGCGTTCCTGCGCCGCGCGATCGTCCCGGTTCGTGCCGCGACCTGCCACGTTGCCTCCTCCGTGCCCCGTTCCGGGCCGCTCAAGCCTACGGCGCGGGTCGGCGAGCCGACAAAATCCCGGTGTCGGCGTGCGCGACTAGCCTGAGAAGATGACCGATTCGAGCGCGCTCTTCTCCGGGCAGACGCCGCTCGCCGTCCGGATGCGTCCCACCTCGCTCGACGAGGTCGCCGGACAGGGCCACCTGCTGCGACCCGGCTCGCCCCTCGTGGCACTCGCCTCACCTGACGGCAACAAGGCGGGAGCAGTGTCGGTGATCCTGTGGGGCCCGCCCGGAACCGGCAAGACGACGCTGGCTCAGGCGATCGCCCGTTCGTCCGGACGTCGTTTCGTCGAGCTCTCGGCGGTCACCGCCGGGGTGAAAGACGTGCGCGAGGTCATGCAGGAGGCGATGACGCAGCGCGACCTCTACGGCATCTCGACCATCCTCTTCCTCGACGAGATCCACCGCTTCACCAAGGCCCAGCAGGACGCCCTCCTGCCGGGCGTCGAGAACGGCTGGGTCCTGCTCATCGCCGCCACGACAGAGAATCCGTCGTTCTCCGTCGTCGCGCCGCTCCTCTCGCGGTCGCTGCTGCTCACCCTTCAGCCGCTCAGCGACGACGACCTGGCAGGGCTCATCGATCGGGCGGTCACCGACGCCCGCGGGCTCGCCGGCTCGATCGTCCTCGCCGACGACGCGCGGACCGCCCTCGTCCGGCTGGCGTCCGGCGATGCTCGACGGGCGCTGACCTCGCTCGAGGCCGCGGCGACGATGGCCGAGCCTGGCGGTGGCGACGAACCGCCCGTCATCACCGCGGACCACGTCGCCCAAGCCGTCGACCGCGCTCTGCTCCGTTACGACCGACAGGGCGACGAGCATTACGACGTGATCAGCGCGTTCATCAAGTCGATCCGCGGGTCCGACGTCGATGCCGCCATGCACTATCTCGCCCGCATGATCGAGGCGGGCGAAGACCCTCGCTTCATCGCGCGACGTCTGGTCATCTCGGCGTCCGAAGACATCGGGTTGGCAGATCCCCACGCGCTGACGATCGCCGTCGCCGCCGCAGACGCGGTCGCCTTCATCGGGATGCCGGAGGGTCGCATCCCGCTCGCCGAAGCGACGGCCTATCTCGCGACCACCGCCAAATCGAACGCGGCCTACAACGCCATCAACGCCGCGATCTCCGACGTCCGCGCCGGCGGGTTCGGCCGCGTGCCCAAGCATCTGCGCGATGCCCACTACGCCGGTGCGAAGCGGCTCGGGCACGGCAAGGGCTACGTCTATCCGCACGACCTCGAGGTCGGGGTCGCCACGCAGCAGTACCTCCCCGACGAGCTGCGCGGGCGCCGCTACTACGAGCCGACCAACCGCGGTGTCGAACGCGAGATCGGCGCCCGCGTCGACAAGCTGCGAAAGATCCTGGGGGACTGACTCGTGACCGATCCCGTGCCCGACTGGACGCTGCTGGGCTCGTCGCCCGCGTACGACGGCTACGTCCGCGTGCGTCGTGACCGGTACCGGCTTCCCGACGGAAGCGAGAGCGATTGGGATGTCGTCGAGGTCGGCGACACCGTCACCGTGATCGCGATCACGACGGACGACAGCGTCGTGCTGTTCGATCAGTATCGGGTCGGCCCCCAGCGGGTGCTGGGCGAGCTCCCGGGCGGCCTCATCGATCCGGGCGAAGACGCCGTCGTGGCGGGCGTGCGGGAGCTGCGGGAAGAGACGGGCTATCGTGCCGGTGCCGTGTACGACGCCGGCACGGAATGGGCGGCGGCGAACGCACGTCGGCGCCGGCATGTGATCATCGCCGCGGACTGCGTTCGCGTCGCCGACCCGGGGTGGGGCGAGCACGAGACGGGACGGGTCCGGACGATCCCCGCCACCGACCTGCTCGAGCATCTGACGGCGGGGGAGACCAGCGACGCCGGTCCCGCCGTGCGCGCACTGGTCCGGTTCGCGGGCGATCACGGCGTCGACCCCGCTCTGCTCGGGCTCCGATCGCGAGTGCGGGAGCTCCTCACCGAGTATCCGGCCGGTGACGGCGCCGGCGACTCCGCTGGCGCGTCGGATCCGTTCGACGCGTTCTGGATCGCTGCCGAGGGGAAGCCTGCCGACCGCCTGTGGGCTGAGCTCGACGAGCTCGCCGCAGATGCCGGCGAGGCGGTGCGCCGGTACGAGCGGGCGTCGCTGCACGACTTC
It contains:
- the secF gene encoding protein translocase subunit SecF; protein product: MRFFNRFGNDLYTGKISFPFVARRTLWFIIAAALVLASVLVLVVRPPQFSIEFTGGSQFTVTNVSNTDQLLATDAVQEVVPGATTKVTTIGEDAVRVQTDQMSDTETRDVTARLAQAYEVPAAEVSSSFIGPSWGQDVTRQSLWGLAIFLALTFLILALYFRTWKMSVAAIIGLVDVLVVTVGVYSLFGFEISPAAVIGFLTILSYSLYDTTVVFDKVRENTFEDGEKSGRTFGESVNLAANQTLVRSINTTIVAALPTGAILFIGALWLGAQTLTDISLSIFVGTLVAAYSTLFVAVPLFALLRENEPGIKANDTRVLESRERASVEA
- a CDS encoding dioxygenase → MAGRGTNRDDRAAQERARLYAARREYHDGQKRRRSRDNLMAAVAGGILIMGAIGAQIVYFTAGPGAPAPDETPAPSPTQTVPSSPSPAPTDPTPTTIPTP
- a CDS encoding DUF349 domain-containing protein yields the protein MTSTPDSTITPADDAPWGRVDDDGTVSVREGDQWRVVGQYPDGTPEEALAYFQRKFSDLASEVTLVEVRHRRGGASASDLRSTVGTLRSRITGAAAVGNLAALEARLIALESELDAASATEAAEAKQALDAAIAERAALVEAIESIAARDPKSIQWKQTSAEVNDLFERWQRHQADGPRLPRSTGQQLWKRFRDARSIIDKHRREFYSSLDETHKSARDAKQRLIERAEALAPRGEDGIGAYRDLLEQWKQSGRAGKKADDALWARFKAAGDALYGARAEREHADAEASQEKIVAKRALLEEAAAVTSEKDTAAARALLTGIQRRWDEIGRIFPRDKERALDDELRKIEQSVRSREDADWKNNNPETKARQGDMLSQLHDAIAKLESEVAEAEASGDERAIAQAKEALSARKAWLSALGG
- a CDS encoding replication-associated recombination protein A; the encoded protein is MTDSSALFSGQTPLAVRMRPTSLDEVAGQGHLLRPGSPLVALASPDGNKAGAVSVILWGPPGTGKTTLAQAIARSSGRRFVELSAVTAGVKDVREVMQEAMTQRDLYGISTILFLDEIHRFTKAQQDALLPGVENGWVLLIAATTENPSFSVVAPLLSRSLLLTLQPLSDDDLAGLIDRAVTDARGLAGSIVLADDARTALVRLASGDARRALTSLEAAATMAEPGGGDEPPVITADHVAQAVDRALLRYDRQGDEHYDVISAFIKSIRGSDVDAAMHYLARMIEAGEDPRFIARRLVISASEDIGLADPHALTIAVAAADAVAFIGMPEGRIPLAEATAYLATTAKSNAAYNAINAAISDVRAGGFGRVPKHLRDAHYAGAKRLGHGKGYVYPHDLEVGVATQQYLPDELRGRRYYEPTNRGVEREIGARVDKLRKILGD
- a CDS encoding RelA/SpoT family protein, coding for MTEITPPPAQSSLRRLVPRIFSRAAPREGLEQLVRTVRAHHPKGDIAIIDRAYQTASRAHAQQKRQSGEPYITHPLAVAQILAELGLGPRAIAAALLHDTVEDTSYGLDQLTAEFGDEVAMLVDGVTKLDKVKYGDAAQAETVRKMIVAMSRDIRVLLIKLADRLHNARTWGFVPPEKAAKKATETLEIYAPLAHRLGIQAIKSELEDLSFAVLHPKLYAEIDSLVTQRTPQREQYLQTVIDAVESDLRELRIRGRVMGRPKQLYSVYQKMVVRGREFDDIYDLIGIRVLVTTVRDCYAVLGSIHARWTPLPGRFKDYIATPKFNLYQSLHTTVIGPGGRTVEIQIRTHEMHQQAEFGVAAHWKYKERMAGGKADAKALDNDMAWLAHISDWQAETADPGEFLDSLRFEIGAKEVYVFTPKGRVVGLPAGATPVDFAYAVHTEIGHRTMGAKVNGRLVPLESTLSSGDVVEVFTSKNPDAGPSQDWLTFVKSTRARNKIRGWFTKERREEAVEQGKDAIARAMRRQNLPLQRLMGQDAFTEVAHQLRYEDVTALYAAVGEGHVSTQSVIEKVTALVRAEEDTSTGPIQLPAVGRSRQKRDSDSGVLVRGAPDILVKLAKCCTPVPGDEIVGFVTRGSGVSVHRSDCTNVESLMRDPERLIEVSWAPTTKSLFLVQIQVEALDRAGLLSDVTRVLSEHHVNILSASVQTNNDRLALSRFVFEMGDTVHLDRVLNAVRRIDAVYDVYRVTSS
- a CDS encoding SAM-dependent methyltransferase — translated: MVWPFVYAPGERLSAAELTAARLDGDVVEVGESFMPADVVESPEIRAASLRPLVAHGLALTHESAAWVHGALPEPPTRHSVQRCTERRRNHVLDHRLHYRDLRLPPHETVHLGGMPVSSRVRTLCDLLRADAAAGEAPRRAAAAMLATFPDVLTEAYDSLAASGPLPFKRQALVWLETLRVRTM
- a CDS encoding tetratricopeptide repeat protein, which codes for MTDPVPDWTLLGSSPAYDGYVRVRRDRYRLPDGSESDWDVVEVGDTVTVIAITTDDSVVLFDQYRVGPQRVLGELPGGLIDPGEDAVVAGVRELREETGYRAGAVYDAGTEWAAANARRRRHVIIAADCVRVADPGWGEHETGRVRTIPATDLLEHLTAGETSDAGPAVRALVRFAGDHGVDPALLGLRSRVRELLTEYPAGDGAGDSAGASDPFDAFWIAAEGKPADRLWAELDELAADAGEAVRRYERASLHDFLGEEVEAIPLYRGALDAGLTGERRSACIIQLASSLRNVGDASGALALLHRFPGTDPLADAARAFEALALFSDQKPAPALRTALRALAPHLPAYRGSVTAYAAELSAPHRIRVISVAVIVADGFVLAEEYPGGPGSGPFLRAPGGGVEYGETAAAAMRRELREELAAEVDDLRLLTVSENIFDDGRKSGHEIAHVFAVRSAALEALPRGQRLPVLDGDTSVGWHRIDDLRRGATPFYPAGILDLVAAVDAGAV